In Amphiura filiformis unplaced genomic scaffold, Afil_fr2py scaffold_51, whole genome shotgun sequence, the following proteins share a genomic window:
- the LOC140144371 gene encoding SH3 domain-binding glutamic acid-rich-like protein 3, translated as MGVILYYTSVSSNLEVKKHQQMIECVLDGKKIPYQKIDISASEEDKAKMREVAGNDKALPPQLTNDDTYCGDFAAFEEAVENETLEEFLKLK; from the exons ATGGGTGTCATACTTTACTACACTTCTGTGTCCAGCAATTTGGAG gtCAAGAAACACCAGCAGATGATTGAATGTGTCTTAGATGGCAAAAAGATTCCTTATCAGAAGATTGATATATCAGCTAGTGAAGAGGACAAAGCAAAGATGAGAGAGGTAGCAGGAAATGACAAAGCATTGCCACCTCAGCTCACAAATGATGACACATATTGTGGG GACTTTGCAGCATTTGAAGAAGCAGTTGAAAACGAAACGTTGGAGGAATTCCTAAAGTTAAAGTAA